A single Callithrix jacchus isolate 240 chromosome 4, calJac240_pri, whole genome shotgun sequence DNA region contains:
- the LOC100405699 gene encoding histone H2B type 1-A-like yields the protein MPELTSKGTTISKKGFKKAVAKTQKKEGKKRKKSRKDNYSIYLYKVLKQVHPDTGIASKAMSIMTSFVTDNFERIANEASRLAHFDRRSTITSREIQMAVRLLLPGELAKHAVSEGTKAVTKYTSSK from the coding sequence ATGCCAGAGCTTACTTCAAAGGGCACTACCATTTCTAAAAAGGGCTTCAAGAAGGCGGTGGCTAAAACTCAAAAGAAGGAAGGCAAAAAGCGCAAGAAAAGCCGCAAAGACAACTATTCTATTTACCTCTACAAGGTGCTGAAGCAGGTTCACCCCGACACTGGAATCGCTTCCAAGGCTATGAGTATTATGACTTCTTTTGTTACTGACAATTTTGAGCGCATTGCCAATGAGGCTTCCCGCCTGGCGCATTTTGACAGGCGCTCAACCATCACCTCCAGGGAGATCCAGATGGCTGTGCGCCTGCTGCTGCCGGGGGAACTAGCCAAACACGCGGTGTCAGAGGGCACCAAGGCCGTCACCAAGTACACCAGCTCTAAGTAA
- the LOC100406067 gene encoding histone H2B type 1-A, whose translation MPELSSKGAIISKKGFKKAVLKTQKKEGKKRKKTRKESYSIYIYKVLKQVHPDTGISSKAMSIMNSFATDIFERIASEASRLVHYNKRSTLSSREIQTAVRLLLPGELAKHAVSEGTKAVTKYTSSK comes from the coding sequence ATGCCGGAACTGTCTTCTAAAGGAGCCATCATTTCTAAAAAAGGCTTCAAGAAGGCTGTTCTGAAAACACAGAAGAAGGAGGGCAAGAAGCGGAAGAAGACCCGCAAGGAGAGCTATTCTATTTACATCTACAAGGTGCTGAAGCAGGTCCATCCGGACACTGGCATATCTTCCAAAGCCATGAGCATTATGAATTCCTTCGCCACTGACATCTTTGAGCGTATAGCGAGCGAAGCATCACGCTTAGTTCACTACAACAAGCGCTCCACCCTTAGTTCCAGAGAAATTCAGACAGCAGTGCGTCTGCTGCTACCAGGAGAGCTGGCTAAGCATGCGGTGTCTGAGGGCACCAAGGCTGTCACTAAGTACACCAGCTCCAAATAA
- the LOC100406436 gene encoding histone H2A type 1-A — protein MSGRGKQGGKVRAKAKSRSSRAGLQFPVGRIHRLLRKGKYADRIGAGAPVYLAAVLEYLTAEILELAGNASRDNKKTRIIPRHLQLAIRNDEELNKLLGGVTIAQGGVLPNIQAVLLPKKTESHHHKSQSK, from the coding sequence ATGTCTGGACGCGGGAAGCAGGGAGGAAAAGTACGAGCTAAAGCTAAGTCCCGCTCTTCTAGGGCGGGCTTGCAGTTTCCTGTAGGTCGAATCCACCGTCTGCTTCGCAAAGGCAAATATGCGGACCGTATAGGAGCGGGTGCGCCAGTATACTTAGCGGCTGTGTTGGAATATCTAACCGCAGAGATCCTTGAACTGGCTGGCAATGCATCTCGTGATAACAAAAAAACTCGCATTATTCCCCGACACCTGCAGCTAGCTATCCGCAATGACGAGGAGCTCAATAAGCTGTTGGGTGGCGTGACGATTGCACAGGGCGGAGTCCTGCCCAACATTCAAGCAGTGCTGCTGCCCAAGAAGACTGAGAGTCACCACCACAAATCTCAAAGCAAGTAA